The Saccharopolyspora gloriosae genome has a segment encoding these proteins:
- a CDS encoding MCE family protein has protein sequence MSRDSTFATVRRRLLGLALLLCVALFLSVTVATYQGVFRPSVNVVLRAASTGNQLMPDSEVKVRGMTVGRVDEVRPINEGAELHLALEPDKAKLLPSNVSARLLPRTLFGERYVSLDVPEQSSSTRLAAGDVISQDRSRASVELETVLADTMPVLEAIHPDDLAVTLNSLNQALDGRGEEVGDTITRLNDYVEGLNPSVPQLQENLRQLVGVAETYEQAAPDVLQALGDLSTTSRTLVDQQENLRSLTSQLTTTSNDATGFLEANGDDLIRLGESARPTADVLAKYSPQYPCLLRSLTGIIPRVDEVFGEGTKEPGAHITLEVVAARGVYEPGRDEPSYEDKRGPRCYDYPPGTRPQYPVDGPIQDGSTAPVAAEPPGAASSGGLGLANSPQEREAMSTVLAPSMGVPASTVPEWGSLLVGPVLRGAEVSYR, from the coding sequence ATGAGCAGAGACAGCACCTTCGCGACGGTGCGGCGCAGGTTGCTGGGTTTGGCACTGCTGCTGTGCGTCGCGTTGTTCCTGAGCGTGACGGTGGCGACCTATCAAGGTGTCTTCCGGCCCAGCGTGAACGTGGTTCTCCGGGCCGCGTCCACGGGAAACCAGCTGATGCCCGACTCCGAGGTGAAGGTCCGCGGCATGACCGTCGGCAGGGTCGACGAGGTGCGGCCGATCAACGAGGGTGCCGAGTTGCACTTGGCGTTGGAGCCGGACAAGGCGAAGCTGCTGCCGTCGAACGTGTCGGCGCGCTTGTTGCCGCGGACGTTGTTCGGTGAGCGTTACGTGTCGCTGGACGTGCCGGAGCAGTCGTCGTCGACGCGGTTGGCGGCGGGTGATGTGATCTCGCAGGACCGGTCGCGGGCGTCGGTGGAGCTGGAGACGGTGCTGGCGGACACGATGCCGGTGCTGGAGGCGATCCACCCGGACGACCTGGCGGTAACGTTGAACTCGTTGAACCAGGCGTTGGACGGTCGTGGGGAGGAAGTCGGCGACACGATCACGCGGTTGAACGACTACGTCGAGGGGCTCAACCCGTCGGTGCCGCAGTTGCAGGAGAACCTGCGGCAGCTGGTGGGGGTGGCCGAGACCTACGAGCAGGCCGCGCCGGACGTGCTGCAGGCGCTGGGTGATCTGTCGACGACCTCGCGGACGCTGGTGGATCAGCAGGAGAACCTGCGGTCGCTGACCTCGCAGCTGACCACGACTTCGAACGACGCGACCGGTTTCCTGGAGGCCAACGGCGACGACCTGATCAGGTTGGGCGAGTCGGCGCGGCCCACCGCGGACGTGCTCGCCAAGTACTCCCCGCAGTACCCGTGCCTGCTGCGCAGCCTGACCGGGATCATCCCCCGCGTGGACGAGGTCTTCGGCGAGGGCACCAAGGAACCCGGCGCGCACATCACGCTCGAAGTGGTGGCCGCGCGCGGCGTGTACGAGCCGGGCCGCGACGAACCGTCCTATGAGGACAAGCGTGGACCGCGCTGCTACGACTACCCGCCGGGCACCCGGCCGCAATATCCGGTGGACGGCCCTATTCAGGACGGCTCCACGGCGCCGGTCGCGGCCGAGCCGCCGGGGGCGGCCTCATCGGGCGGGCTCGGCCTGGCCAACTCCCCGCAGGAACGCGAGGCGATGTCCACGGTCCTGGCGCCGTCGATGGGAGTTCCGGCGAGCACCGTCCCGGAATGGGGTTCGCTGCTGGTCGGCCCCGTGCTGCGTGGCGCGGAGGTCAGCTACCGATGA
- a CDS encoding DUF397 domain-containing protein, with protein sequence MHAPDPTPTTPHFPRRGWTAANRCGPNGGNCVEVNHPVAGGHVGVRDSKNIADGVLVFNAGQWRSFMSRTRDGAFDLP encoded by the coding sequence GTGCACGCACCGGATCCGACCCCAACGACCCCGCACTTCCCCCGGCGCGGCTGGACGGCCGCCAACCGCTGCGGACCCAACGGCGGCAACTGCGTTGAGGTCAACCACCCCGTGGCCGGCGGCCACGTCGGAGTCCGCGACAGCAAGAACATCGCCGACGGGGTCCTGGTGTTCAACGCCGGTCAGTGGCGTTCGTTCATGTCCAGGACCCGCGACGGTGCGTTCGACCTGCCGTGA
- a CDS encoding helix-turn-helix transcriptional regulator, which produces MPSTVTSRRRQLGNEIRRARIAAGMTQQEVAELLGCRQGKVNKIESGAVAVKQAELKQMLEAFQCTDAQSELMLELARSSTGQRGQWSGYRSAVPQWFRTFTDLEPAAGEILSWHGERIPGPLQSEHYMLTQFSEDRATDVTSLVRNRQDRKQVFDLERPPYYRFVIGEAAFRRMPGGPNPSVALDQVEHLLDLGERYSRTFIHVLPFDVRLAFTPNDFTIMRFPDATKDFVFIEHAAGGIYLDDEGDFELFVDAWDRIRGAALELNESVDFLRGLAAEFRSQMKF; this is translated from the coding sequence GTGCCGAGCACGGTGACGTCGCGGCGCAGACAGCTCGGCAACGAGATCCGCCGAGCGCGGATCGCGGCGGGGATGACCCAGCAAGAGGTCGCCGAGTTGCTGGGCTGTCGGCAGGGCAAGGTCAACAAGATCGAGTCCGGCGCGGTGGCGGTCAAGCAGGCCGAACTCAAGCAGATGCTGGAGGCGTTCCAGTGCACTGACGCGCAGTCGGAGCTGATGCTGGAACTGGCCCGGTCCAGCACCGGGCAGCGCGGGCAGTGGTCCGGGTACCGCTCGGCGGTGCCGCAATGGTTCCGCACCTTCACCGACCTGGAGCCCGCCGCGGGCGAGATCCTCAGCTGGCATGGCGAGCGGATCCCCGGCCCGTTGCAGTCCGAGCATTACATGCTCACCCAGTTCAGCGAAGACCGCGCCACGGACGTGACATCGCTGGTCCGCAACCGGCAGGACCGCAAGCAGGTGTTCGACCTGGAACGGCCGCCGTACTACCGCTTCGTGATCGGCGAGGCGGCGTTCCGGCGGATGCCCGGCGGACCGAACCCCTCGGTGGCGCTCGACCAGGTGGAGCACCTGCTGGACCTGGGCGAGCGGTACTCGCGCACCTTCATCCACGTGCTGCCGTTCGACGTGCGCCTGGCGTTCACGCCGAACGATTTCACGATCATGCGTTTTCCGGACGCCACCAAGGACTTCGTGTTCATCGAACATGCCGCAGGCGGCATTTACCTGGACGACGAGGGGGACTTCGAGTTGTTCGTCGACGCGTGGGACCGGATCCGCGGCGCCGCGCTGGAACTCAACGAATCGGTGGATTTCCTGCGCGGGCTGGCGGCCGAATTCCGCTCGCAGATGAAGTTCTGA
- a CDS encoding SAM-dependent methyltransferase translates to MSDVDDDPFPPQSADLTKPSVARVYDWYLGGKANWAIDREFGQHVVNEYPLLRPIAISNRLFLHRAVRHLVARGVHQFIDIGSGVPTMGNTHSVADEVEPGSKVVYVDHEPVAVAHSQVLLDKHGDPERHAVINADFRNPERLWQRAIETGVLDLEQPVAILLIAVLHVKQPGPNGDDISPQVMKRYRELLPPGSYLALSHLTDDGVPASLDDQLVGIKQMYDNSSSPVIWRSQQEIADLFGDFEMLDPGMTWTTDWHPEDRSPNFSPDLDFSESGESAIWAGVGRKQP, encoded by the coding sequence ATGAGCGATGTTGACGACGACCCGTTTCCCCCGCAGAGTGCGGATCTGACCAAACCGAGCGTCGCCCGGGTGTACGACTGGTACCTCGGCGGCAAGGCGAACTGGGCCATCGACCGCGAATTCGGTCAGCACGTGGTCAACGAATACCCGTTGTTACGTCCGATCGCGATCAGCAATCGGCTCTTCCTGCACCGCGCGGTGCGCCACCTCGTGGCCCGGGGCGTGCACCAGTTCATCGACATCGGTTCCGGGGTGCCCACGATGGGCAACACGCACTCGGTGGCCGACGAGGTGGAACCGGGCTCGAAGGTCGTCTACGTCGACCACGAGCCGGTCGCGGTGGCGCACTCCCAGGTGCTGCTGGACAAGCACGGCGACCCCGAGCGGCACGCGGTGATCAACGCCGACTTCCGCAACCCGGAGCGGCTGTGGCAGCGCGCCATCGAAACCGGCGTGCTGGACCTGGAACAGCCGGTCGCCATCCTGCTCATCGCGGTGCTGCACGTGAAGCAGCCCGGCCCGAACGGCGACGACATCTCGCCGCAGGTCATGAAGCGGTACCGGGAACTCCTCCCGCCCGGCTCCTACCTGGCGCTGTCGCACCTGACCGATGACGGCGTGCCCGCGAGCCTGGACGACCAGCTCGTCGGCATCAAGCAGATGTACGACAACTCCTCCAGCCCGGTGATCTGGCGCAGCCAGCAGGAGATCGCGGACCTGTTCGGCGACTTCGAGATGCTCGATCCCGGCATGACGTGGACGACGGACTGGCACCCGGAGGACCGCAGCCCGAACTTCTCGCCGGACCTGGACTTCAGCGAGTCCGGCGAATCCGCCATCTGGGCGGGCGTCGGGCGCAAGCAGCCCTGA
- a CDS encoding LLM class flavin-dependent oxidoreductase, giving the protein MTGELHLALYLSDAGIHAGGWRYPGAEAPGEHGLDHYRRLAEAAERAKLDLVFIADKLAVDDIYGGDFSTVLEHRPNTHLDPIVLLSALSSVTERIGLAATASTTYSEPFHVARMFASIDHLSGGRAAWNAVTSVSDGEARNCSRSEHLDHATRYERAAEFITAVRALWDTWDDGAVLADQRAGRFADSGKVRYADHSGPWFQVRGPLTVPRPPQGHPVVIQAGASGVFQRLAAENADLVFAVAPTLQRGAEFYRGFKEQVREAGRAEHEVRVLPGIMPLVGETDERAAEIERELRSLVLPIAGLTFMSASMNHDLARYPVDGPVPDIRDEIRGSKGRFQHVIADAIERGLTLGELGAEYAATLSFPLVAGSPVTIADELQRWYEAGACDGFVLMPAYSPGGVTDFFDHVVPELQHRGLFRTEYHGHTLRDHLGVDRR; this is encoded by the coding sequence ATGACCGGGGAACTCCATCTCGCGCTCTACCTGAGCGACGCGGGGATCCACGCGGGCGGCTGGCGCTATCCGGGTGCGGAGGCGCCGGGCGAACACGGCCTGGACCACTACCGGCGGCTGGCCGAAGCAGCGGAGCGGGCGAAGCTGGATCTGGTGTTCATCGCGGACAAGCTCGCCGTCGACGACATCTACGGCGGCGATTTCTCCACGGTGCTGGAGCACCGGCCGAACACCCACCTCGATCCGATCGTGCTGTTGTCGGCGTTGTCGTCGGTGACCGAGCGGATCGGGCTGGCCGCCACGGCGTCGACGACCTACTCGGAGCCGTTCCACGTGGCGCGGATGTTCGCCAGCATCGATCACCTCAGCGGCGGGCGAGCGGCGTGGAACGCGGTGACCTCGGTCAGCGACGGGGAGGCGCGAAACTGCAGCCGATCCGAACACCTCGACCACGCGACCCGCTACGAGCGCGCGGCCGAGTTCATCACCGCCGTGCGGGCGCTGTGGGACACCTGGGACGACGGCGCGGTGCTCGCCGACCAGCGGGCGGGACGGTTCGCCGATTCGGGAAAGGTGCGCTACGCCGACCACAGCGGGCCGTGGTTCCAGGTGCGCGGACCGCTCACCGTGCCCCGCCCGCCGCAAGGACATCCGGTGGTCATCCAGGCCGGGGCCTCCGGGGTGTTCCAGCGGCTCGCGGCCGAGAACGCCGACCTGGTCTTCGCGGTGGCGCCGACGTTGCAGCGCGGCGCGGAGTTCTACCGCGGGTTCAAGGAACAGGTGCGGGAAGCGGGCCGAGCCGAGCACGAAGTACGGGTGCTGCCGGGGATCATGCCGCTCGTCGGCGAAACCGACGAGCGGGCCGCGGAGATCGAGCGGGAACTGCGGTCGCTGGTGCTGCCGATCGCGGGCCTCACCTTCATGTCGGCGAGCATGAACCACGACCTCGCCCGGTATCCGGTGGACGGGCCGGTGCCCGACATCCGCGACGAGATCCGCGGCAGCAAGGGCCGGTTCCAGCACGTGATCGCCGACGCCATCGAACGCGGGCTCACGCTCGGCGAGCTCGGGGCGGAATACGCCGCGACGCTGTCGTTCCCGTTGGTGGCCGGCTCGCCGGTGACGATCGCCGACGAGCTGCAGCGCTGGTACGAAGCGGGCGCCTGCGATGGATTCGTCCTGATGCCCGCCTACTCGCCCGGCGGTGTGACGGACTTCTTCGACCACGTGGTCCCGGAACTCCAGCATCGAGGATTATTCCGAACGGAGTATCACGGTCATACCTTGCGGGATCACCTCGGTGTTGATCGGCGCTGA
- a CDS encoding ABC transporter substrate-binding protein yields MPTRSTRRSFLSKLAVAPLALSPLAAAACGGNDAVREDGSVDLTKVTLTIGDQAGIQQSLVEAAGVLDGTQYQVNWSQFAAAAPLLEALRSGAVDIGLAGDAPTLNALGSGADIKIVSATRSQQQYGLAIVVPKGSPIKSVADLRGKTVSPTTPGSVGHYLLLSALREAGLSANDVRISFLEPVNASAALSSGAIDAWSTWDPYTAAAQLDQGATVLRDAQGLAYGLSFINAYQEALDDPGRRAAIRDFVGRYNKALDWARAEPAENARIYGEISHRPPNVARLVSDRSQRIGGPVDEQVTTQLQEVADNYREFGVLREHLVIGDHVDRGLY; encoded by the coding sequence ATGCCTACCCGCTCCACGCGGCGTTCCTTCTTGTCCAAACTGGCCGTCGCCCCGCTCGCGCTGAGCCCGCTCGCCGCGGCGGCCTGCGGCGGCAACGATGCGGTCCGCGAGGACGGCAGCGTCGACCTCACCAAGGTCACGCTGACCATCGGAGACCAGGCGGGCATCCAGCAGTCCCTGGTGGAGGCCGCGGGCGTGCTCGACGGCACGCAGTACCAGGTGAACTGGTCCCAGTTCGCCGCCGCCGCACCGCTGTTGGAGGCGCTGCGCAGCGGAGCGGTCGACATCGGGCTGGCGGGCGACGCGCCGACGCTCAACGCCCTCGGTTCCGGTGCCGACATCAAGATCGTCTCGGCGACCAGGTCCCAGCAGCAGTACGGGCTGGCCATCGTCGTGCCGAAGGGCTCCCCGATCAAGTCGGTGGCCGACCTGCGCGGCAAGACCGTCTCGCCCACCACTCCCGGCAGCGTCGGGCACTACCTGCTGCTCAGCGCGCTGCGCGAAGCCGGGCTGTCCGCGAACGACGTGCGGATCAGCTTCTTGGAACCGGTCAACGCCAGCGCCGCGCTGAGCTCCGGAGCCATCGACGCCTGGTCCACCTGGGACCCCTACACCGCGGCGGCCCAGCTCGATCAGGGCGCGACCGTGCTGCGCGACGCGCAAGGCCTCGCCTACGGGCTCAGCTTCATCAACGCCTACCAGGAGGCCCTTGACGATCCGGGCCGCCGCGCCGCCATCCGCGACTTCGTCGGCCGGTACAACAAGGCGCTGGACTGGGCGCGGGCCGAGCCCGCGGAGAACGCGCGGATCTACGGCGAGATCAGCCACCGCCCGCCGAACGTGGCCCGGCTGGTCTCCGACCGTTCGCAGCGCATCGGCGGCCCCGTCGACGAGCAGGTGACCACCCAATTGCAGGAGGTCGCCGACAACTACCGGGAATTCGGCGTGCTGCGCGAACATCTGGTGATCGGTGATCACGTCGATCGCGGCCTGTACTGA
- a CDS encoding putative leader peptide — MPQRPMLTTRDHVDLSRVSSALCRR, encoded by the coding sequence ATGCCGCAGCGGCCGATGCTCACCACCCGGGATCACGTGGATCTGTCCCGGGTGTCCTCGGCGCTCTGTCGCCGCTGA
- a CDS encoding universal stress protein, which produces MTETYQIVTGVDGSASSRAALRWALWHADLTGGAITALMAWDLSPIYGWAPDDAGHVTARTLRDAVHDVAGASRVPVQHVVAQGSPAKALLDAAAGADLLVVGSRGHGGFTGALLGSVGQHCVQHATCPVVVVRESSR; this is translated from the coding sequence ATGACCGAGACCTATCAGATCGTGACCGGAGTGGACGGCTCCGCCTCGTCCCGCGCCGCGCTGCGCTGGGCGCTGTGGCACGCGGACCTGACCGGCGGGGCGATCACCGCACTCATGGCCTGGGACCTGTCCCCCATCTACGGCTGGGCGCCGGACGACGCAGGCCACGTCACCGCACGGACGTTGCGGGACGCGGTGCACGACGTGGCCGGTGCATCGCGGGTGCCCGTCCAGCACGTCGTCGCGCAAGGCAGTCCGGCCAAGGCACTGCTCGACGCCGCCGCCGGGGCCGACCTGCTCGTCGTCGGCAGCCGCGGCCACGGCGGCTTCACCGGAGCCCTGCTCGGCTCCGTCGGCCAGCACTGCGTCCAGCACGCCACCTGCCCCGTCGTGGTGGTCCGCGAAAGCAGCCGCTGA
- a CDS encoding enoyl-CoA hydratase/isomerase family protein: MASEPVRYEFDSGIAVLTLDDPPMNLVALETVPALEAALDAVERDGARAVIVTGAGERAFCAGSDVSEFPGLMRPGEVVDRKLRRQNAAFDRLAALPVPTIAALGGLTYGGGLEIAVCCDLLIAERQVRLALPEIKLGIFPGSGGTFRVTRRIGQVRAKELMLLGEPVDADTALSWGLLNRVVERGAALEAAKEWAATLAQRPRNSLALCKSLINATADEPDEEMLRRSLAASDEAFTSPEAREGVRAFFAKETPDFGNGAPEHPDR; the protein is encoded by the coding sequence GTGGCATCCGAGCCCGTCCGGTACGAGTTCGACTCCGGCATCGCCGTGCTGACCTTGGACGACCCGCCGATGAATCTGGTGGCGTTGGAGACGGTCCCGGCGTTGGAGGCCGCGTTGGACGCGGTCGAACGCGACGGTGCACGTGCGGTGATCGTGACCGGAGCGGGGGAGCGGGCGTTCTGCGCGGGCTCGGACGTCTCGGAGTTCCCCGGCTTGATGCGGCCCGGTGAGGTCGTGGACAGGAAGCTGCGCAGGCAGAACGCGGCTTTCGACCGGCTGGCCGCGTTGCCGGTGCCGACGATCGCCGCGCTCGGTGGTCTCACCTACGGCGGCGGCCTGGAGATCGCGGTGTGCTGCGACCTGCTGATCGCCGAGCGGCAGGTTCGGCTGGCGTTGCCGGAGATCAAGCTCGGCATCTTCCCCGGCAGCGGTGGCACGTTCCGCGTCACCCGGCGGATCGGCCAGGTGCGGGCCAAGGAGTTGATGTTGCTCGGCGAGCCCGTCGACGCGGACACGGCGTTGTCGTGGGGACTGCTGAATCGCGTCGTGGAACGCGGTGCGGCGCTCGAGGCGGCGAAGGAGTGGGCGGCGACCCTCGCGCAGCGCCCTCGCAATTCGCTCGCCCTGTGCAAGTCCCTCATCAACGCCACTGCTGACGAGCCCGACGAGGAGATGCTCCGGCGTTCGCTCGCGGCCAGCGACGAGGCGTTCACCTCCCCCGAAGCCCGCGAGGGAGTCCGAGCCTTCTTCGCCAAGGAAACCCCTGATTTCGGCAACGGCGCTCCGGAGCACCCGGACCGCTGA
- a CDS encoding dienelactone hydrolase family protein, protein MAEKITGEFVPVGTSRTYLARPEVDEGGGMLLLPMLTGIGEQVREFAADLAAAGVTALSWDPWDGPSADNTGHEELVRLMGRLDDETALAEQQRLLSHMFNELGLRRVGVIGWCLGGRFALLLGGRDKRLANVIAYHPTVPIPAAPNHALDAAEHAARIDAPVMMHYPGADDLVPRESFDALNAALTGRSHGASIVHTYPGAEHGFSARARQTKPVNEEAYLHSWPQSLSFVRTTVLR, encoded by the coding sequence ATGGCTGAGAAGATCACCGGAGAGTTCGTGCCGGTCGGCACCTCCCGCACCTACCTGGCCCGTCCCGAAGTGGACGAAGGCGGCGGAATGCTGCTGCTGCCGATGCTCACCGGCATCGGCGAGCAAGTGCGCGAATTCGCCGCGGACCTCGCCGCGGCCGGCGTCACCGCGCTGTCCTGGGACCCGTGGGACGGACCGAGCGCCGACAACACCGGGCACGAAGAGCTGGTGCGGCTGATGGGGCGGCTCGACGACGAAACGGCGCTCGCCGAGCAGCAGCGGCTGCTCTCGCACATGTTCAACGAACTCGGGCTGCGGCGAGTCGGAGTCATCGGCTGGTGCCTCGGCGGCCGGTTCGCACTGCTGCTCGGCGGGCGGGACAAACGGCTCGCCAACGTGATCGCCTACCACCCGACAGTGCCCATCCCGGCCGCGCCGAACCACGCGCTCGACGCCGCCGAACACGCCGCCCGCATCGACGCGCCGGTCATGATGCACTACCCGGGCGCGGACGACCTGGTGCCGAGGGAGAGCTTCGACGCGCTCAACGCGGCGCTCACCGGCCGCAGCCACGGGGCGAGCATCGTGCACACCTACCCCGGCGCCGAACACGGCTTCAGCGCCCGCGCCCGGCAGACGAAACCCGTCAACGAAGAGGCCTACCTCCACTCCTGGCCCCAATCCCTGAGCTTCGTCCGGACTACTGTTCTTCGGTGA
- a CDS encoding AEC family transporter: MTGVLTGFAVIGAIIAVGYLVALRGSLGDHGQEVLSRLAFSIGTPALLFTTLARADLSVIVSLPLLITALSTFVAAGLFVAAGVIRGWDVGRTTIGALCSSYVNSGNLGIPIAVYVLGDASLVAPVLLLQQLVITPVALSVLDLSRPGAHTSWVARLTTPFRNPVVLGSLGGVAVAATGLHIPDAVFDPINLLGGMAVPGVLLAFGISLRGASLPGRSPEKRVVFFSVALKSVVQPLVAWALGHFVFGLAEAELFAVVVTSALPAAQNLFTYAARYETSLALARESVLLSTILAAPVIGVVAALLG, encoded by the coding sequence GTGACCGGAGTGCTCACCGGGTTCGCCGTCATCGGAGCCATCATCGCCGTCGGCTACCTGGTGGCGCTGCGCGGATCCCTCGGCGACCACGGTCAGGAGGTGCTGAGCAGGCTCGCGTTCTCCATCGGTACTCCGGCTCTGCTGTTCACGACGCTGGCCCGCGCAGACCTCTCCGTGATCGTCTCACTGCCGTTGCTGATCACCGCGTTGAGCACGTTCGTCGCGGCCGGTCTGTTCGTGGCGGCCGGGGTGATCCGCGGCTGGGACGTCGGCCGCACCACCATCGGCGCGCTGTGTTCCAGCTACGTCAACTCCGGCAACCTCGGCATCCCCATCGCCGTCTACGTGCTCGGCGATGCCTCTCTGGTGGCGCCGGTGCTGTTGCTGCAACAGCTGGTGATCACCCCGGTCGCCCTGTCGGTGCTGGATCTGTCGCGGCCCGGCGCGCACACCTCGTGGGTCGCGCGGTTGACCACGCCGTTTCGCAATCCCGTGGTGCTCGGCTCGCTCGGCGGCGTGGCGGTCGCCGCAACCGGCCTGCACATCCCGGATGCCGTGTTCGATCCGATCAACCTGCTCGGCGGCATGGCGGTGCCCGGCGTGCTGCTGGCGTTCGGCATCTCGCTGCGCGGCGCGAGCTTGCCGGGACGAAGCCCCGAGAAGCGCGTGGTGTTCTTCTCCGTGGCGCTGAAGTCCGTCGTGCAGCCCCTGGTCGCCTGGGCGCTGGGACACTTCGTGTTCGGCCTGGCAGAGGCAGAGCTGTTCGCGGTGGTCGTGACTTCAGCACTGCCCGCCGCCCAGAACCTGTTCACCTATGCCGCCCGCTACGAAACCTCCCTCGCCCTGGCCCGGGAGTCGGTACTACTCTCAACGATCCTCGCGGCCCCCGTGATCGGCGTAGTAGCAGCCCTGCTCGGCTAA
- a CDS encoding SAM-dependent methyltransferase — translation MKPGEQQREAGTTAPDVPEQGPSGSAMRVTPPRAADVPAAREPESGRRLDSEFSLHAIPGVDVKHANAARMYDYALNGDHNFKIDREVADQVFAVMPSGPAVARSNRAFLRRAVEFCVDEGIDQFLDLGSGIPTRGNTHEIAQARNPDARVVYVDNEPVAAAHTRQLLQGNPNAAMVQADVRDPSSVLNADPTRELLDFSRPVAVLMVAVLHYVSDADGIEDMLAAYRNRCSRGSFLVVSHTTQDHLPDAARELREVLAKSGTEVTHRDHAGVRAVFEGWRLVEPGVVWTPQWRGPRPGPEDSAPEASETWCGVAELI, via the coding sequence ATGAAGCCGGGCGAACAACAGCGTGAAGCAGGCACGACCGCTCCGGACGTGCCCGAACAGGGGCCGTCGGGTTCCGCGATGCGGGTGACTCCGCCGCGGGCGGCCGATGTTCCCGCGGCCAGGGAACCGGAGTCCGGGCGCCGGCTCGATTCGGAGTTCTCCCTCCACGCGATTCCGGGAGTGGATGTGAAGCACGCCAACGCCGCGCGGATGTACGACTACGCGCTCAACGGCGACCACAATTTCAAGATCGACCGCGAGGTCGCGGACCAGGTGTTCGCGGTGATGCCCAGCGGGCCTGCGGTCGCCCGGTCCAATCGGGCGTTCCTGCGGCGTGCCGTGGAATTCTGCGTGGACGAGGGGATCGACCAGTTCCTCGACCTCGGTTCGGGAATTCCCACCCGGGGCAACACGCACGAGATCGCGCAGGCTCGGAACCCGGATGCGCGAGTGGTGTACGTGGACAACGAGCCCGTGGCGGCCGCGCACACCCGCCAGTTGCTGCAGGGCAATCCGAACGCGGCGATGGTGCAGGCCGACGTCCGCGATCCGAGCTCGGTGCTCAACGCTGATCCGACGCGGGAGCTGCTCGACTTCTCCCGGCCGGTCGCGGTGCTGATGGTCGCGGTGCTGCACTACGTCAGCGATGCGGACGGGATCGAGGACATGCTCGCCGCGTATCGGAACCGCTGCTCGCGCGGCAGTTTCCTGGTGGTCTCGCACACAACCCAAGATCACTTGCCGGACGCCGCTCGCGAATTGCGGGAGGTGCTGGCGAAATCCGGCACCGAGGTGACTCATCGCGATCATGCCGGGGTGCGCGCGGTGTTCGAAGGTTGGCGCTTGGTGGAGCCGGGTGTGGTGTGGACGCCGCAGTGGCGGGGACCGAGACCGGGGCCGGAGGATTCCGCGCCGGAGGCGTCGGAGACGTGGTGCGGCGTGGCAGAATTGATTTGA
- a CDS encoding IclR family transcriptional regulator: MSGMADGQKGVRDVKSAARTVEVLEVLGGLEGEPVNLRELAERTQVPRSSLYALLQTLVARGWVRTDATGSLYGIGVRALLVGTSYIDGDLRVAEIKPYLDDLVADLGETVHFARLDGADVVYLLTRESKHHLRPFSRVGRRLPASATSLGKALLAERDDSEIAELLPDPLPRFTESTLDRAALQTDLAATRERGYAIEREESNVGVHCIGVALRYDGPVQDAISCSMPTARVTPEIQREAVERMLRARDEIERAALRWPTSQVSWR; encoded by the coding sequence ATGAGCGGCATGGCGGACGGGCAGAAGGGTGTGCGGGACGTCAAATCGGCGGCCCGGACGGTGGAGGTCCTGGAGGTGCTGGGCGGCCTTGAGGGCGAGCCGGTGAACCTGCGTGAACTGGCCGAACGCACCCAGGTTCCGCGCAGCAGCCTCTACGCCCTGCTCCAGACGTTGGTCGCTCGCGGCTGGGTCCGCACCGACGCCACCGGCTCGCTGTACGGGATCGGGGTGCGGGCGCTGCTGGTCGGCACCTCCTACATCGACGGTGACCTGCGCGTGGCGGAGATCAAGCCGTACCTGGACGACCTGGTGGCCGATCTCGGGGAGACGGTGCACTTCGCCCGGCTCGACGGCGCCGACGTCGTCTACCTGCTGACCCGCGAATCCAAGCACCACCTGCGTCCGTTCAGCCGGGTCGGCAGGCGGCTCCCGGCGAGCGCGACCTCGCTCGGCAAGGCACTGCTGGCCGAGCGCGACGATTCCGAGATCGCCGAGCTGCTGCCGGACCCGTTGCCGAGGTTCACCGAGTCGACGCTGGACCGCGCGGCGCTGCAGACCGATCTGGCCGCCACGCGGGAGCGCGGCTACGCGATCGAACGGGAGGAGAGCAACGTCGGCGTGCACTGCATCGGCGTCGCGCTGCGCTACGACGGTCCGGTGCAGGACGCGATCAGCTGCTCGATGCCGACCGCGCGAGTGACTCCGGAGATCCAGCGGGAAGCGGTCGAGCGGATGCTGCGGGCGCGGGACGAGATAGAGCGGGCGGCGCTGCGCTGGCCGACGTCCCAGGTCTCCTGGCGCTGA